The Thermocrinis albus DSM 14484 genome segment CAATAAGGGGTTTAGAGCAGTTTCTACATAGGTATCTGGGCAACCCAGCACTGATAAGAAGGAGACTGGAGGAAGTATTAGCAAAAAGTTATGCCTGACATCTTTTTACCTCTCCTGGCTGGTTATATCCTCAGAAGGTGGGTTTTCAAAGAGGAGGATGCTCGTGTTCTTATCAACTATGTCCTTTACTTTGCCTTGCCTATAACCAGTTTTATGGCCGCCCATCGTCTGGGGATAAACCGAGAGGTGATAAGTATCGTGCTGCTTGCATGGAGTTCCATCATTTTTTGCATCCTCTTGGCCTGGCTTGTGGGTAAGCTCTTTTCCATAAAAGGTCCTACCCTAAGGAGTTTTCTTCTTGTATCTTCCTTTGGTAACACCGCTTTTTTAGGATATCCTTACACGGTAACTCTTCTAGGTAAAGAGGCACTTCCCTACGCTGTCATATACGATAACTTAGGATCCTTTTTACTTGTCTCCAGTGTAGGTATCACGGTAGCTACCGGAAGGCCAGACATTAGGAGAGTGATCACTTTCCCTCCCTTTCTGGCATTGCTCATAGGCTTCATCACGAGACCCATAGAGATACCTCCCTATCTTTACCATGCCATGGAGTTGGTGTCTTCTTCTCTACCCGCGGTGATTCTCTTCAGTATGGGCCTCCTGCTAAACTTGTCTCACCTAAAAAGAGGGTGGGGGAAGGTGTTGGGAGCGCTTCTTATAAAGATGGGTGTGTCTCCTCTCCTGACGGCGTGGATTTTACAGCACACAACACTTCCCGATCCAGCCTACAAAACTGTCCTGCTCCAGTCCTCCATGCCTCCCATGCTGATGGCGGGTGTTCTGTCTGTGCGTTACGGACTTGATGTATCTTTGGCCTTCACCAGTATAGGAGCCGGTATGTTAATAAGCTTCTTGACAGTTCCGTTAATAGGCAGGATAATAGAAAAGTAAGCCGGAGTGGCGGAACTGGCAGACGCGGGGGATTCAAAATCCCCTGCCCGAAAGGGCGTGCGGGTTCGACTCCCGCCTCCGGCATACAGAACAACATGGGACTTCTGAGATACAGCTTTTCCTTTTCGGTAGGTACACTCCTCAGTAGGGTCTTCGGTTACGTGAGGGATGCCGTCATCGCCTACCACTTTGGTGCGTCTTACGTAACGGATGCTTTCTTCGTAGCTTTTAGGCTACCCAACACCTTCAGAAGACTGTTGGGAGAAGGAGGTTTCAACGCCGCCTTCATCCCAGTTTATGCCCGGGAGATAAAGGAAGGAAGAGAAAGAGATTTTCTAAGCTCCACTTTCACTTACTTTACCTTGATCAGCTTTGTCATAACTCTGCTGGGAGTGGTTTTCTCAGAGGTGATCCTCAGCGTTCTGTCTCCTGGGTTAAGACACAGGCCTTACTTTGACCTCGCTGTCTTTATGGCACGTTGGCTTTTCTTGTACTTTTTGGCTGTCAGTTTATCCTCCTTCTTTATGGCGGTCCTCAACACGCGGGGTGTTTTCTTCGTTCCCGCCTTCGCTCAAGCCGTTTTCAACATAGTATCTTCCTTTATACTGGCCTTTGCTACCCACCTCTGGGGATACTACACCCTCATCGTAAGCACCCTGGTAGCAGGGTTGGCGCAAGTCCTCTTCCACCTTCCTTCTCTCCTATCTCAAAAGGTTCCTTTGGGAGTTTCTTTTCACCTGGATAAAGACGTGATCTTACTGGTAAAGAGGTTACTGCCTGCTACCGCAGGGTTCGGTGTTGCCCAGCTTTCTATGTTTGTAGATACTTTTCTAGCCTCCTTCCTTCATCAAGGTTCTATCTCCTACCTTTACTATGCCAACAGGATCTTTCAACTTCCCTTAGGTGTGGTGTCGGTGGGTGTGGCCAACTCCCTTCTCTCCGTTCTCTCAAGGGGTGGACACATAAAGAACAACACCACTTTAGCGGTCAGCGTAATACTGGGACTCTCCTTACCATCAGCTGTGGGACTCCTACTACTGGCGGAACCTATCGTTTCTCTTCTGTACGGAAGGGGTAGGTTCTCTTCCCAGGATGTTATCGTGGCCTCCCACGTTCTTATGGCTTACAGTTTGGGGCTCGTCTTCTTCTCAGTACAGAAGGCGATAAGTAGCGTGTTCTTCGCAAGGGGAGACACTAAAACTCCCGTAATGGCTTCTCTGTTGGCGGTTATGTCGGAAGGAATCTTCGGTTATCTGTACGCCTTTCACCTTAAGTTGGGTGTGGTGGGTCTGGCACTGGGAAATGCTACCTCCTCCCTCTTTGCTATAGGGTATCTCCTCGCTAAGGACCACACCATGATTCACTGGAAAACTCTGGCAGGTGTGGTTATAAGGTGCGGGGTGGCAAGTGCCGTCATGGGATACGTAGCCCACACACTGGCAAAGAATCTTCCCCACCCTGCCCTTGTTTTTGTGATACCCTTCTGCGCTTTTCTTTACATGGTGCTAGTCTTGCTACTATTTCCCGAGATTCTGAGAAGCCTGCGCAAGCGCTTTGTTGAGAAGTTGAGTAACCCTTGAAGCTCTTCTGGCAGCCTCGTTTTTGTGAATCACACCTTTGGAAGCTGTATGGTATATGATGGATATAACCTCGGGGAGAAAGGCTTTCGCCTCTTCCAGTTTGCCTTCCTGCACCATCTTACGGAACTTTCTTATATAGGTCCTCATACGGGACAGGTGGTATCTGTTTCTTTCGCGCCTCTTGGCATCTCTCCTCATACGCTTAGCTGCTTGTCTCGTGTTGGGCATCCTTCCATGTCCGTACCCGAACTCACCGTTCGGGGCTGGGGTATTTGTATACCGCCCTCCTCAGGGTGTCCATGCCCCAGCAGGCGGTATTTGGACACCATATACATTATACACCATCAACCACTTCTGAATATATCCACCGGGTTCAACTTACCGGCTCTGTAGGAAGGGTAAAAACTGGCCACTACACAGAACAAAAGAGAGAAACCAGCTCCAAAAAGGTAAAAGGTGGAACTTCTGTCCAGTACGAAACCTTTAGTGCGTATAAGGCCTTCTACATCCAGCTTCACACTACTCAGATACTCCTGAAGACCAAAGGCCAGCAGAGAACCTATCATCACACCCCCCACACCCAGCAGGACACCTTGCAGTAAGAACACAAGAGTTATCTCTCTCCGGGAGTAACCCATGGCCATAAGGATGGCTATCTCCTTTCTTTTCTCTAAGACCGTCATCATGATGATGTTAAATATGCCGAAGGCTGATACAGTAAGTATGGCCACCACTATCATGTAGGTTATGATGTTTTGGATGCGAAAGATGGTGAGAAAGTTTCTGTATGCTTTCTGCCAGCTTTCTACCTCGTAGGAAGTCATGGACTTCCAGCGACGTGCTACCTTTTCCGCATGGGAAGGATCTCTTAGTTTAACCACCAGCTCGTTGACTTCGCCGGGTCTTTGGAGGAGAGCCTGCAGAGCAGACAGCGAAATGTAGACTCTTGAGTCGTCGATGTTGGTGATGCCTGAGTCCATTATATCCACCACCACCATACTTACACTACCTTCTGGTACGCTAAGGATAACCTTTTTCCCTTCCGCCACACCCAGATCCCTTGCCACCAAAGCACCCACTATGAGGACATCTTTCCTTTTCTTCATCTCCTCAAGGCCTTTACCCCTTAGAAACCTCTTCAGCACAGAGGCCTTCTCCTCCAGCTGGGGATCTATACCTATGAGGGTGACGGGCTTTTCCCTCACACCGTATCGTAGTATGCCCTTACTCACCAGATGAGGTGCGACGCCTTCCACTTCAGGGTCCTTGCGTATCCGCTCTATGAGCTCCTTCCATCCTATAAGCCTATCTTTTTTCTGGACCTCCTCCCCCAGCACCAGTGTAGGTATGTCTCCCTCATATCTTCTTTTCTCCTCCCTCGCTTTTATACGCACGTGAGCATCTATGTCCACCACCTGCTGGATAAAGTATCCTTGGAAACCAAACATGATAGAACTCATCACCACAAAGGCAGCAAAACCTACAACCACACCCATAAGGGACACAATGCTCTGCCTCTTTCTCTCCACCATGAGTTTATAAGCGAGGAAAAAAACATGCCTCATGGTGGAACCACCAGAAGGTCACCCTCTTTGAGGCCTTCCAACACCTCCAGATAACCGTCGTAGTTGTTGCCTACCTTTACAGGAAGCTCCACTTTCCTCACCTTTTCGTACTTGATGACCTTGCCATCTTTGTAGGCATAGGCTGGTATAAGGAGGGCGTACTTTCTTTCTACTAGTATCTGGGCAGATACAGAGGCGTGTACCGGGACATTTTCCGGAAGTTCAGCCTTTACCTTTACCGTCATAACCCTTCTAGATCTATCCACAAGAGATTCCACTTTGTACACAACACCCTGCCAGACCTTACCGGGGAAAGCGTCCAAGGTGAGCAGGACCTTCTGTCCCTCCTTTACCAGTCCTGCATAATCTTCGTCTAGTTCCAGTAACACCTGGTTCTTTTGAGATCCACTCACCGCAAACAGCTTGTTGTCTTGGGACAGATGGTTCACATAGCTACCTTCTGAGACAAACCTTTTCAGCACTAGCCCGTCTACAGGACTCCTCACAAAGCGCTTATCTATATCTTCCCTGACCCGCTGAAGTTGATACCTCAGTATGTTTCTCTCTCTCCGGAGGCTTTCCACAGTGTCCCTATAGCTGGCCTCCGCCTCTCTGAGGAGGTGAACAGCTCTTTCGTAGGCGGTGCGATACTTCTCCAGCTGTTCTGAGGGTATGAGGCCTTTGGCGGCCAGTTCTTCCCTCCTTCGCAGCTCTCTCTCTGTTTGGTCCACTTGGATACGGGCATCATCCACTCTACTTTTCAGGGCTGTAAGATACGGAGAGTCTTCCTTAAGGCGCTCCTCTACAAGTTTCAGTCTCTGTAACAGTTCTTCCTCTGCGGCAACAAGATCCTC includes the following:
- a CDS encoding AEC family transporter codes for the protein MPDIFLPLLAGYILRRWVFKEEDARVLINYVLYFALPITSFMAAHRLGINREVISIVLLAWSSIIFCILLAWLVGKLFSIKGPTLRSFLLVSSFGNTAFLGYPYTVTLLGKEALPYAVIYDNLGSFLLVSSVGITVATGRPDIRRVITFPPFLALLIGFITRPIEIPPYLYHAMELVSSSLPAVILFSMGLLLNLSHLKRGWGKVLGALLIKMGVSPLLTAWILQHTTLPDPAYKTVLLQSSMPPMLMAGVLSVRYGLDVSLAFTSIGAGMLISFLTVPLIGRIIEK
- the murJ gene encoding murein biosynthesis integral membrane protein MurJ; this encodes MGLLRYSFSFSVGTLLSRVFGYVRDAVIAYHFGASYVTDAFFVAFRLPNTFRRLLGEGGFNAAFIPVYAREIKEGRERDFLSSTFTYFTLISFVITLLGVVFSEVILSVLSPGLRHRPYFDLAVFMARWLFLYFLAVSLSSFFMAVLNTRGVFFVPAFAQAVFNIVSSFILAFATHLWGYYTLIVSTLVAGLAQVLFHLPSLLSQKVPLGVSFHLDKDVILLVKRLLPATAGFGVAQLSMFVDTFLASFLHQGSISYLYYANRIFQLPLGVVSVGVANSLLSVLSRGGHIKNNTTLAVSVILGLSLPSAVGLLLLAEPIVSLLYGRGRFSSQDVIVASHVLMAYSLGLVFFSVQKAISSVFFARGDTKTPVMASLLAVMSEGIFGYLYAFHLKLGVVGLALGNATSSLFAIGYLLAKDHTMIHWKTLAGVVIRCGVASAVMGYVAHTLAKNLPHPALVFVIPFCAFLYMVLVLLLFPEILRSLRKRFVEKLSNP
- the rpsT gene encoding 30S ribosomal protein S20; this encodes MPNTRQAAKRMRRDAKRRERNRYHLSRMRTYIRKFRKMVQEGKLEEAKAFLPEVISIIYHTASKGVIHKNEAARRASRVTQLLNKALAQASQNLGK
- a CDS encoding ABC transporter permease, which encodes MRHVFFLAYKLMVERKRQSIVSLMGVVVGFAAFVVMSSIMFGFQGYFIQQVVDIDAHVRIKAREEKRRYEGDIPTLVLGEEVQKKDRLIGWKELIERIRKDPEVEGVAPHLVSKGILRYGVREKPVTLIGIDPQLEEKASVLKRFLRGKGLEEMKKRKDVLIVGALVARDLGVAEGKKVILSVPEGSVSMVVVDIMDSGITNIDDSRVYISLSALQALLQRPGEVNELVVKLRDPSHAEKVARRWKSMTSYEVESWQKAYRNFLTIFRIQNIITYMIVVAILTVSAFGIFNIIMMTVLEKRKEIAILMAMGYSRREITLVFLLQGVLLGVGGVMIGSLLAFGLQEYLSSVKLDVEGLIRTKGFVLDRSSTFYLFGAGFSLLFCVVASFYPSYRAGKLNPVDIFRSG
- a CDS encoding efflux RND transporter periplasmic adaptor subunit, which codes for MRKRILITLSIFLLSLLAVFFMVKFQKREKLVKVERREVQKVVYASGYVEPEDYLVIKSEVSGRVEKLLVREGDRVKKGQLMAVLSHEDLVAAEEELLQRLKLVEERLKEDSPYLTALKSRVDDARIQVDQTERELRRREELAAKGLIPSEQLEKYRTAYERAVHLLREAEASYRDTVESLRRERNILRYQLQRVREDIDKRFVRSPVDGLVLKRFVSEGSYVNHLSQDNKLFAVSGSQKNQVLLELDEDYAGLVKEGQKVLLTLDAFPGKVWQGVVYKVESLVDRSRRVMTVKVKAELPENVPVHASVSAQILVERKYALLIPAYAYKDGKVIKYEKVRKVELPVKVGNNYDGYLEVLEGLKEGDLLVVPP